One Ignavibacteriales bacterium genomic window, AAAGGCGTTTTAGAGGAAGTAAAAAAGTATAACGGGTGTGCTTCCATACTTTTTCACCCGGAGAGTTTTGTTGTCGATACGAGATGGCTGCCGTTTTACGAGAAAGTTATAAATACTGTAGTAGAGATGGGCGGTGATGTTTCAGGAACTCTGCCGAGAAGATAGACATTGAACAAAGAACTAAAATATGTGTTCGATCCCACGCAGGTAGAAAGACTGAAATGGAGTGAGTTTGTATCAGGCCATCCGAAAGGCAATATTTTCCAGACTCCACAGATGTATGATGCATACAAAACCTCAAAAAATTACGATCCTGTTTTTGTAGCATGCTTGGATACAGAGGGGAGTATCAGGGGACTTTTGGTGGGCTCTGTTTTTTCGGAAAAGGATGGAGCGCTTAAGAATCTAATATCACGCTGCATAATTTTTGGCGGACCTTTGTTGTCGCCAGGTGTGCCGGCAATTGATTTTGTGCAAAGGTACAATGATTTTGTAAAAAAAAAGGCTGTGTACAGCAGACTTGCTAATCTTTTCGATAACAGCAAAGAACTATCAGGAATTGAGAGTGTGGGTTATGAATTTAAGGAGCATTTGAATTACAATATCGATCTGGCTAGGAGCCAGGATGAAATATGGAACAGCATACAGAATACGAGACGCCGTCAGATTAGGAGAGGATACAGGCGCGGAATATCTGTAAATATTTCATTTGAGATAGATGATATTGCTGACTATTACGGTATTGTTTTGGAAACATATAAAAACGCAGGTCTTCCTTTGCAGGATATTTCATTTTTTGAAAGTGTTTACAATAATCTTTCTCGCGAGAAAAACATTTTGTTTTTTTCTGCTTACTACGAAGGTAAATTAATAGGGCATAGGATAATACTTTCTTACGGAAATAGGCTTTATGATTGGTTTGCCGGAGATAATCCCAAAGAACGTGATAAATATACCAATGACGTCCTTGTTTGGGAGGTTCTCAAATGGGGAAATGAAAATGGTTATGAAGTTTTTGATTTTGGCGGCGCAGGGGAACCCGGTAAAGAATATGGAGTCAGAGATTTCAAAGAAAAATTTGGAGGTAAATTGGTAGCTTTTGGCAATTACTTGATTGTTCACCAGCCTGCAAAATACGCAATGCTTCAGAGTCTTTTGAAAGTTCATAGATCATTGAAGAGGAGCAGATGATCTTTAAACAGAAAATTTTTTGGTTTATTGTTTTGACAATGATTACCCTTATTTCTTTATTTGTGAACTATCAGATATACATAAATAGAAATGAAGGTTATGTGTACACACTTTTGGCTTATAACTCAGTCTATTACTTATCAG contains:
- a CDS encoding GNAT family N-acetyltransferase yields the protein MNKELKYVFDPTQVERLKWSEFVSGHPKGNIFQTPQMYDAYKTSKNYDPVFVACLDTEGSIRGLLVGSVFSEKDGALKNLISRCIIFGGPLLSPGVPAIDFVQRYNDFVKKKAVYSRLANLFDNSKELSGIESVGYEFKEHLNYNIDLARSQDEIWNSIQNTRRRQIRRGYRRGISVNISFEIDDIADYYGIVLETYKNAGLPLQDISFFESVYNNLSREKNILFFSAYYEGKLIGHRIILSYGNRLYDWFAGDNPKERDKYTNDVLVWEVLKWGNENGYEVFDFGGAGEPGKEYGVRDFKEKFGGKLVAFGNYLIVHQPAKYAMLQSLLKVHRSLKRSR